The segment GTGTTGTTTATTGTAAACTGGTTCATTGATCTAATTGATCTAACGCTTTGTCCGGCACTTGAGAAGCTGTTACTTCTTCCCAACTGATGACGCCTTTACGTGAATTGACTTTTAGTTTTAAATAAGCATCCATTTTTAAAGGACGATCTCTCGCTTCACGTAAAGTGACTGCTTTTTCTTCTCCTTGTGCGTTGTAAGCATTTTGGTCGTATACATAAATAGAAACGTCCATGTCATTGTCTGCTGAGTCAACTTCTTTTTCTCCGTTAGTGGTGATTTTTGTATAATAAGTTTCACCGCCATAGAAATAATCATAAGCGATAAAGCTTCCTCCTAGGAAAATTCCCAATACAATCAATAATGCTATCAATTTTTTTATCATTTTTTTCACCTCGGATACTATTATTCAACAAAATCTATTATTCGTCTATCGAAAGTCCAAAATTTATCGTATTTATATATAATAATGGCATATTCGCCGTTTTATGTATAAAATACTTAAGTTTTCTGTGAGAACATTTTTCAAAGTTGAGCTTACGATAATCGAATTTTAGGAGAGCTAGTTGCTTTGCTTAAAAAAACACAAATTATATAATAATGTTATGAAAGGTGGTATTAAAATGGAACTGTATTATTTAGTTGGTTTGTTTGGTATAATTTTTGGACTTTATGTGTTAGCAAAAAGAAACAATAAGATAAAACCATTCTTTTCCAAATTAACTTTAGCATTTTTGGTTGTATACTTGATCTGGCGTCTTTTCTACACGATCCCAAATGATGGCGTGATATCATTAACTTTCGGTCTTATTTTATATGTGGCAGAATTTATTGGTTTATTTGTGTATGGTTTTTTTATTTACTTGTTTTCTAATAAGTTGTCGAAAGAGTCCATGAGAGTTCATTACGATGAGGAGCCATTTCAACCAAGTGTAGCAGCGTTTATATGTACGTATAATGAGGATAATAAATTAGTGATTGCGACTGCTTTGGCTGTCAAAGCGTTACGTTATCCAAATAAGAAAATATATATTTGTGATGATGGTCATCGTGAGGAATTGAAAGAACTTGCAGAAAAATACCATATTGGTTATCTGACAAGAGAAGGTAACGAGAACGCAAAGGCAGGAAATATCAACTATGCACTTTCACAAACAAGTAGCGACTTGATTTTGCTTTTAGATGCTGATTTCATCGTTAAGAAAAATATTATTTACGAGGCTATCGATTATTTTAGAAATCCAAAGGTTGCGTTAATTCAATATCCTCAAACTTTTTATAATAAAGATCCCTTCCAATTATTGAGAAAATCATTTTACAATGAACAGGAATTATTTATGCGTTTTTTAGAACCAGCTCTTTCACGTGAAAATGCGTTGATCCATATCGGGACCAACGCTATCATTCGACGCAGTGCTTTAGAGGAGATAGGTGGCGTCCCAACAAAAAGCATTACTGAAGATATGGCAACAGGGATGTTATTGCAAAATGCTGGTTATGAAACGATTTTCATAAATAAAGCTTATGCTTTGGGAATCACGCCTTATACAGCTCGAGAGCTGTCCTCTCAACGGACACGTTGGGCCCAAGGTACAAAGCAAATATTTGACCATTTTAAACCACGTAAATTTAAAGGGTTATCTCGTATGCAAAAATTGTGTTACTATAATTCTTATTTGTACTGGTTTACTTCATTTCAAAAAATCATTTTTTTATTAGCACCAACTCTTTTTATGGTCTTTGATATATTTATTGTTCGAAGTAACAACAATCAGTTATTATTGTTCTTTTTACCACCGTTTGTCATGATTTCTCTTTCGTTTCGGTTGTATGTTCCTAAAATCAGGAATCTTACTACTTCGCATATCTATGATTGTTTTGTCGCGCCGATCCATACTAGAGCATTGATCAAAGAGTTCTTTCATTCGGAAAAAAAATTCAAAGTGACAAAAAAGGAACTTGTTGACAGTCAATCATTTGATTGGCGAACAGTTTTTCCTCATATGTTACTATTTGGTTGGATCGCTTTCGCCTCTATCGTTGCATTGTACCGACTTTATCGAGGAGAAGGATATGAAACAGGCTATATTGTGACACTTCTATGGTCAGTGTATAACCTCTATGGATTATTCTATGCGATTTTGATTGGTAAAAATCGAACAATTGAAAGCGACAGTGAAGCATTGAGCATTGTAACAAAGAAACAACTAAGTTATCTATCCCAATCATTTGAGATGTATCAAATGAGTTATAACGGATTTAGACTTCGTTCCAAAAAATTAGTTACTCCCACTTTTACACCTGGGAAAGCTTATTTATTTATGGATGAGAAAACTGGACTTAGAATCAATTCGATATGTAAAGAAAATCATGGGAGATATGCGACTTTCTCATTTAACAATTTGACACAAGCTTCTGCAGAAGAACTTGCAAGTTACTACAGTGATCAGTTGAATGCAGCAAAACAATTAGAATTCGATATGGAAACCGATACTTTACAAAGTTGAGAGTATGACTATTACTAATAGAAAACGAACGCTGTCAATAATAACAATAGCGTTATGACAGAGGTCGTCACAGAAGTATTTAGGCTCGAGAAATAAGACGACAGCTACGTAAATTGTTCTTCAAATTTTTGTGGCTGCCGTCTTATTTCCGAAGAGTTTACTTCTGTCCCCGCTGTATATTCTCTTTTAGATTATGCGTGAAGACTAATGTCCCACTCACTTTTTATTGAAATAGTGTATCGAAACACTTTAATTGACTTTGACCAATTTTGACGTATAATAGGGTTTGTTCATAACTTACAAAAAGTAAGTGTAGATGATTTTTTTGAGTTTATACTGAAAAAACTGTTATGGACGATGAGCTGAAATCATTCAGTGCATAAGACTATTTAGGAGGTTTGTTAATTATGGCAAAAGAACATTTTGATAGAAGTAAACCACACGTAAACATCGGAACCATTGGGCACGTTGACCATGGGAAGACCACATTGACTGCTGCAATCACGACAGTATTAGGGAAAAAAGGCTTAGCAAATCCTCAAGATTATGCAAGCATTGATGCAGCTCCAGAAGAACGTGAACGTGGGATCACCATCAACACAGCACACGTAGAATATGAAACTGATAAACGTCACTATGCACATATCGATGCACCAGGACATGCGGATTATGTGAAGAACATGATCACAGGTGCCGCTCAAATGGATGGTGCGATCTTAGTTGTTTCTGCGACAGACGGACCAATGCCTCAAACTCGCGAGCATATCCTTTTGTCACGTCAAGTTGGTGTAAAATATTTGATTGTATTTTTGAATAAAGTTGATTTGGTCGATGATGAAGAATTGATCGATCTTGTAGAAATGGAAGTTCGTGAATTATTGAATGAATATGGTTTCCCAGGTGATGACACACCTGTCATCAAAGGCTCTGCATTGAAAGCATTGCAAGGTGACCCAGAAGCAGAAGCTGCGATCAATGAATTGATGGAAACAGTGGATGACTATATCCCAACACCAGAACGTGATACCGACAAACCATTGCTTTTACCAGTTGAAGATGTTTTCTCAATCACTGGTCGCGGAACGGTAGCATCTGGTCGGATCGACCGTGGAGCTGTTCGTGTCGGTGATGAAATCGAGATCATCGGAATCAAACCTGAAACGAAAAAAGCGGTTGTGACAGGGGTAGAGATGTTCCGTAAAACGTTAGATTATGGCGAAGCTGGAGATAACGTCGGAATCTTGTTACGTGGTATTCAAAGAGAAGATATTGAACGTGGTCAAGTAATTGCGAAACCTGGTTCAATCACACCACATACAAAATTCAAAGCGGAAGTTTATGTATTGACGAAAGAAGAAGGCGGACGTCATACACCGTTCTTCAATAACTACCGCCCACAATTTTATTTCCGCACAACAGACGTAACAGGTACGATCGTGTTGCCAGAAGGAACAGAAATGGTTATGCCTGGTGACAACGTAACCATCGACGTAGAATTGATCCATCCAGTGGCAATCGAACAAGGAACGACTTTCTCTATTCGTGAAGGTGGTCGAACTGTCGGTTCAGGAATGGTAACAGAAATCGAAGCGTAAGTATTTATATAAAAAAATATAAAACCTGTGGACAAGGTATTTACTTGAATATCTTGTCCAATGGTTGTAATAGAAGTGTTAATCACCGATAAAAAAGCGAGCAAACTCGAAAATTTCTTTGAATTTTTGGGTTTCTCGCTTTTTTTTGTGGGGGGAATCTTCGAACAACATTTTATGAGATTCTGGAAGAATAGATGAATTAGAAATTTGAACGTTCAAAGGGTTGAGCGAAATCGATGATTTTATTGGGGAAATTCGCTCAGTAAATAGTGCAAAGGGAAATTTTCGGTTTGCGCCAGTCATGTATTTAGAGTATTCTCTAAAACATATTGACCAAATGCCACAGTCTACTTTTGAAGAAATCATCAAAAAAAATGTAGAGATGAACATCGCTCATCCTTTTCGTGAAGAGAACGGTAGGAGTACTAGAATTTGGTTAGATCTCATTTTGAAATCGGAGATACAGAAAGTGGTTGACTGGAATCTAATTGACAAGTCGGATTATTTATCTGCAATGGAACGTAGTCCGATCAATGACTTAGAAATCAGCTATTTGATTTCTAACGCGTTGACAGATAAGATTTCCGATCGTGAACTGTATATGAAAGGGATCGATGTGAGTTATTTTTATGAAGGTTACTCTGAATATACGATTGATGATTTATAACAGAAGGAAAAAATGTTTTATGAATAAACAAAGTACGCCTGATTTTGACTAAAACAGCAAAATCAGGCGTTTTTTTATTTACGGAACCATTTTTTTAAGCCATTCAAAGGTTTTGTTTTTTGATCAACGGGCGCATTGTCAATGATCAATAACGTGATCATTACATAAGCGATCCAACTATCTCTTGAATAAAGTGTATAGCGAGATTTCCAGTTGGTGGCATATTTATCTTTGTATTCTCTCAACCCTTGAAAAGAATAGAAATGTGAGCCAAATTCATAGACTAGATAAGCAATCCGTTCTTGAATGAAACTTTTTCTTGAAGTCCCAACATTAGACAAAGGAGCCATACCCAAATTGAACCATCGGATATTTTCCTCCTTCATATATTCAAAAAGATGGATGAATAAATAGTCCATGCTGCCGGAAGGGGCAGTATCTGGATCATAGCGCATCAAATCAATCGTTCCGATCTTATCATTCGTATAAGTCGGCATGATCGAAGCGAAAGCGACCAACTCATCTTGATCGTTTTTGACGACTGCAATCGGTGCTCGCTGTAAATAGTCTTCTGAGAAGAAACCTAATGAGAAGCCTTTTTCTTTGCGACTGCCTAGCCAACGATCAGAAATGGTTTTAAGCTCAGCCATTTGTTGGGATGAATATGGGGGCTGAAGTACCTCAAACGTGAATCCTTCTCGTTCGATGCGATTCAGTATCGCACGTGTGCCTTTCATTTTTTTCCCAGAAGTCGTGAAGTCGGCTAACGAAACATGGCCTTCTTCGCCCATTTTGATAAAATCATAGCCAAATTCATGAAGGATCATAACCAGTTCTTCGCTCGTTTCATAAAAGACTGGCAAGTAGCATAAGCGATCTGTTTCTGCGATAAAGGCTTCGATCGCTTCTGGAAAATCTTCTTTTTTGCCTGAGGGATCGCCCATCACCACACACTTATTGTTATAACTAGCAAATTGTAACAAGACGGTTGCTTCCCCGTCTTTTTCATAGGTAAACATCCGTTTATCTTTCAAAAAAATCAGTTGACTATCTGAATTACCGCCGTAAGTTTCTAAAATCGTGGTGGCGACCGCTTCATCTAACTCTTGTCCAACTTGTGATTTTTTACCTTGGAGATAGTGGACAAATAAAATCATGATAAAGGCTACTGCTAAAATTGCTAGAAAACCAGACAACCAAATTTTTTCTGATGGAAATAGAAAAAATGAAATAAACCGATGATTACGATGTGGGAAAGTGGGCATATTATAAACACCGATCACGATATATAAAACGGTCAATGCACCTATGATCAACCCATCGATCGTCAACCATTCCCACGAGTAGATAAATTGATCTCTGAACAATTCATTACGTGAAGCGATCACGATACCTAATAGCAATAGTAAGAAAATAATGCCAGTAGTGCTTAGATCATTCAGTCCAACATAAATTAATGAAACAAGGATCAAAAAAATGGTTGGCCAGTAGACACGCTTGACTCTGGCTGCGATGCCTCGTCCCATAATAACAAACAAGAAGCCTAACAATATGCTTGGAAATTGCATAATAAAATGCATCTTTATAGGATTGATATGATGCAACCAACGAAACTCAGTAAATGCTTGCGGGATCGTTGCTGAAAGAACCAACATGATGCCAGAAAAATACATTAAGATCACCAGGATCTTCCGGGCAATCTGGGTCGCTAATTGCTTTGGAATACCAGAGTATCGTTGGTCAATCGATACACCGACATTTTTAAAGAAGAATACTAATCCAATGAAAAATGGAATAAAGTAATAGAAGATCCGATAAAGCAAGATCCAGATCACAACGGTTTCTTTAGGGATACCTAGAGCTGATAAACCAAAGATCATCATCACATCAAAACTACCGATTTCTCCTGGGATCATTGAGATGATCCCGATAACTGAAGCAGCGATAAATAGAGGGATTGTTTGCCATAGATCGATGGGGATCTCCATCAAATAGCCGACTGCAAGAAAGGTTCCTAAGACACCCGTCCATTCCAATAAGGAAACGAGTAACAATTGCCCTTGGGATTTAATTGAAAGACCACCAACATAGCCTTCTTTTTTGATCGTGGTAAAAATAAAAACGATGGGGAAATACAAACCACCGGCAATCAACCAAATCCAATACTGTTTAAGAAACGGAGCGACAGGAGTAAAGAAGACCATAAAAAACGAGACTAAACTATACAGAGATAAACCCGCCATCAAAAATAAAAATACTTTAGATAAAGCTTGCATGACTTGTTTGCTATCTTTTCTTTGACCGTAGAGTTCGGATCGTAAACCGATACTGACAAAGCCACCAAATCCAGCAATGTTATTAATGGTATTGATCATCCAACTTGTTTCAAATAAATATAATGGCTTTTGCTTTTGATTTAGTAACTTGTTGAAAATCAAATCATATCCAATCATGGGTAGAATAGAAATCAACCCAATCAAAAACATGACACCAATTTTCCAGAGTGGGATCGTGGAAAATGTTTGAGCTAGTTGGTCCGCAGATAACAAAGTACTGATTGTCATCAATTCACGAATAATAATCACTAATACAGAAATCAAAAAAATCGTTTTGATAAGTCTCAAGTGGCTTTTGAACCACTGAATGATTGGCTTGAACAAAAAATCACCTACTATTTTCAAATTTATTTTGTCAAGAAGTCTAAAACTTCTTGATTGAAGCGTTCTGGGTTTTGGCGAGCTAATTGGTGTCCTTGTCCTGTGACGAGAACAAATGAAGCATTAGGGATCGTTTTCGCTAAATAAAGCGAATGTTTCAGTTTGATGACATCTTTTTTACCGACGATGATCAGTGTTGGGCAATTGATTTTTTCTAAATGTTCTGTCGTGAGGCCAATATCATGAAGCAATAAATCGATGACCAATAAATGCTGACGTAAATGTGGCTGGAACAGTGCGCGCAACCAAACAAAGAAATAGTGAAAAGCACTGAGTAGTCGTGAGGACCAGAGAACCCCATTCAACCGTGTATTACCCGAATTTAAAATCAAGCGATTGACCCTATCTGGATAATTGCTTGAAAAAACTAAGGCAAGATTGGCTCCATCACTAAATCCCAAGATATTCGCTTGTAAGATTTGTTCCAGCAGCATGACTGTCAATAAATCATCTGCCATCAAACGAAAATTCAATGTTCCTGCTTGATTTGTCGATTGTCCATGCCCGCGACTATCGATGAGATAGATCGTAAAGTATTGTTCTAAAACGGGCACTTGTTCTGAAAAGAAATCACCGCTCCCGTCATTTCCATGAAGTAGCAAGAGGGGAAATCCATGTCCACTTTTTTCATAATAGATGTCAGTACCATCTGCCATTTTTGCAAATTTCTTTTCTCTTTTCACATTTATCACCTACTATTTTGAATTATAACGCTCTTTATCTATTTTAGAAATCGAAACTCTATAAAACGAACGATCATTTTCGTAAGATGAAAGGGAAAATGAAACATTCATTTTTTATTAAATTAAATAAGAAAAAACAGAGAAAAAATAGCCAAGAATGAAAAGAAATAGTAAGATAAAAAAAGATGTCAAATAGCTAGGTGGGTTTGAATGAAGAAAAAAAGAAAATCAATCTTCCGTATGATCGTAGGTCTATTTGTCTTCACGATTCTGGCAACGATTCTTTTTCTATTCGGTAGAACATATCAATCGATCAAGCGTGTAGAAAATTATCAGCCAGAGATTTCGTCAGCATTAGAAAAGTATCAAATGCAAGAACATGAGAATCTAGTGAAGGCAATCATACTTACTGAATCAAGAGGAAATGGTGTCGATTTGATGCAAAGTTCGGAAAGTGCCTATGGACAGATGGAGGCGATCACGACACAAGAAGGAAGTATTGACCAAGGAGTCAAATACCTCTCAGAGATGATAGCTGAGGCGAAAGCATTAGGTTGCGATCTGGCGACAGCGATCCAAGCGTACAATTTTGGCAAAGACTATATTGCTTACGTCAACAAAAGAGGCGGGAAGAACACGGTCCGTTTAGCCGAAGAGTATTCTAGGGATGTGTTGAGTCCGCTTTTAGGCAATGACAACAAAAAAACCTATCGCTATTGGCGAATCCAGTCATTATTGTATAATGGTGGGTATTTATACCATAATGGTGGTAATATGTTTTATGCAGATGTAGTGAAGATGAACCAACAGTTTCTTGAATGGTATGAAAATATTTTTTAAGCCTGTTGGATCGAACCAACTGCAAATCAAAGCAAGACGAATAATGAATACAATGAATGGAAAGAAGGAGTGCTTGGACGAGTGGAAGAAAATCAAAAAGTAATGGAGAAAAGAGAGAATACAACGAAAGATTGGGGATTAAGATTTTTCAAAGGAATGTTTATCGGCTCAGGATTTATCTTGCCGGGAGTGAGCGGAGGAGCTTTAGCAGCAGTATTTGGAATGTATGAGCGGCTGATTTCTTTCTTAGCACATATCACTAGAAACTTTAAAGAAAACGTCTTATTCTTTTTACCAGTCGGCTTAGGTGGTGTCACTGGTGTATTCTTGCTGTCTTTTTTAGTCAGTTTTTTACTAGGGGCCTATGAAACAACGATTTTGTGGTTCTTTGTGGGATGTATTGCTGGAACGGTGCCCGCTTTATGGAAAGAGTCAGGGAAAAAAGGCCGAAACAATACAGATCTCATTATTATGGTTGTGACATTTATTTTAGGTTATCTTTTCTTGTTATATGGTGCCCGTTTATTTGATGGGCAAGTAGAACAAAATGTCTATACCTGGATGATGGCAGGCGGTTTGATTGGTCTCGGAATGATCGTTCCTGGATTAAGTCCATCGAATTTTTTAGTTTATATGGGACTGTATAAAGCGATGGCTGATGGATTTAAAGAAGTGCGTTTAGAAGTGATCATTCCTATTGCAATCGGCGGAATCGTGTGTGTACTAGGTCTTTCCAAAGTAATGGATTTTATTTTCTCAAAAGCTTATAGCAAATTATTCCATTTTATTCTAGGCATTGTTTTTGCATCCACGATCATGATCATTCCTACAAATTATAGTGGACTTGGCATTTTAGGTATCTTGGCATGTCTAGTGTTATTCATTGCTGGTGCTGCACTAGGCTGGTGGATGAGCCGTTTAGAAGAGCAGTATAAGTAGAAGAAGCACAAGAAGAAAAGTCACGTGATCGTTGTATTCAATCAGCCAAGTTCTTGATAGATGGTTCGAAGAAACGATTCTCTTCTGTGATTTTTCTAGGTGAAGTATATGGTGAGATAGAAAAATAGAAAACAGATCCGCTGTTTTTTGATTTTTCTATCTTTTTTTAAAATTAAAAAAACGAGTTGTTTTTAATCGTAGAAACAGCTAGACTAATTGAAGTGATTATTTTTGAAAGTTGGCGTGATATGGAAATGAAAGAATTAAAGGGACTTACAGAAAATGAAGTGAGCCAAAGACGTGCCTCTGGTCAACAGAATGATTACCAAGAGGATGCTACAAAAAGTACGAAACAAATTTTCAGCGATAATATTTTAACATTATTCAATTTTTTGAACTTAGGAATAGGACTATGCTTATTACTAGTTGGAGCCTATTCAAACATGGCTTACTTAGCAATTATTTTTGTAAATATCACCATGGGGATCTATCAGGAAATCCATGCGCGTAATCTTGTGCGCCGATTATCAATCGTCTCACAGGCGGAAGTAACCGTCATTCGTGATGGGAAAGAACAGATGATTGCAACGAAAGAACTAGTTTTAGGCGATCTTGTAAAAATCGGTGCGGGTGAACAGATTCCTTCAGACTTGCAAGTGATCAGTGGTCGGGCAGAGGCAAATGAAGCTTTACTGACCGGTGAATCTGATTTGATCGTCAAAGAGTCAGGAGCAGAATTACTTTCTGGTAGTTACCTGACTAGTGGCTCTGTCTTTGCTACAGTTATCCGTGTTGGGGCAGATAATTATGCTGTCCGCTTGACCAACGAAGCAAAAACACACAAGGAAATTCATTCGGAACTTGTGGAATCGATCCGCAAAGTATCTAAGTTTACAAGTTTTGTGATCATTCCTTTAGGGATCATCTTATTCTTGGAAGCTTTGTTCATTCGAAATGCGTCGATCCAACTATCAGTCGTTGCTTCTGCGGCGGCCTTACTGGGAATGTTACCAAAAGGATTAGTGTTATTGATCAGTATCGCATTGACGACTGGTGTAACTAAACTAGCGAAGAAACGAATCTTAGTCCAAGATATGTATTCGATCGAAACATTGGCACATGTAGATACATTATGTCTTGATAAAACAGGGACGATCACCGAAGGAAAAATGAGCATCCAACGAGTCGAACCCTTAAATAAAACCTATGAAAAAATGATTCCAACCATTATGGGGACATATTTAGCTGAAAGTAGCGATAACAATATCACAATGCGTGCGTTGAGAGAGTATTTCGAGATTTCTAATCGTTACGATGTCGGAGAAAAATTAGCCTTTTCATCTGACCGCAAATGGGGCGCAATGGAATTTCCTGAACTAGGTGTAGTCTATGTCGGGGCTCCGGAACGGTTAGTGGCAGACGATCAGTTGCCGGAAAGTTTAGTGGAAGCCCAGGCCAACGGGTTTCGTGTATTGATGTTAGGTCTTGCTCCCAATCAAACGTTGTCTTCAGGCGATCCTCAAGGGGTTGAACCGATTGCTTTGTTTGAAATCGATGATCCTATCCGTAAAAACGCGCAAGAAACCTTAGCTTAT is part of the Enterococcus mundtii genome and harbors:
- a CDS encoding alpha/beta fold hydrolase; this encodes MKREKKFAKMADGTDIYYEKSGHGFPLLLLHGNDGSGDFFSEQVPVLEQYFTIYLIDSRGHGQSTNQAGTLNFRLMADDLLTVMLLEQILQANILGFSDGANLALVFSSNYPDRVNRLILNSGNTRLNGVLWSSRLLSAFHYFFVWLRALFQPHLRQHLLVIDLLLHDIGLTTEHLEKINCPTLIIVGKKDVIKLKHSLYLAKTIPNASFVLVTGQGHQLARQNPERFNQEVLDFLTK
- a CDS encoding glycosyltransferase family 2 protein; the encoded protein is MELYYLVGLFGIIFGLYVLAKRNNKIKPFFSKLTLAFLVVYLIWRLFYTIPNDGVISLTFGLILYVAEFIGLFVYGFFIYLFSNKLSKESMRVHYDEEPFQPSVAAFICTYNEDNKLVIATALAVKALRYPNKKIYICDDGHREELKELAEKYHIGYLTREGNENAKAGNINYALSQTSSDLILLLDADFIVKKNIIYEAIDYFRNPKVALIQYPQTFYNKDPFQLLRKSFYNEQELFMRFLEPALSRENALIHIGTNAIIRRSALEEIGGVPTKSITEDMATGMLLQNAGYETIFINKAYALGITPYTARELSSQRTRWAQGTKQIFDHFKPRKFKGLSRMQKLCYYNSYLYWFTSFQKIIFLLAPTLFMVFDIFIVRSNNNQLLLFFLPPFVMISLSFRLYVPKIRNLTTSHIYDCFVAPIHTRALIKEFFHSEKKFKVTKKELVDSQSFDWRTVFPHMLLFGWIAFASIVALYRLYRGEGYETGYIVTLLWSVYNLYGLFYAILIGKNRTIESDSEALSIVTKKQLSYLSQSFEMYQMSYNGFRLRSKKLVTPTFTPGKAYLFMDEKTGLRINSICKENHGRYATFSFNNLTQASAEELASYYSDQLNAAKQLEFDMETDTLQS
- a CDS encoding cation-translocating P-type ATPase, with amino-acid sequence MEMKELKGLTENEVSQRRASGQQNDYQEDATKSTKQIFSDNILTLFNFLNLGIGLCLLLVGAYSNMAYLAIIFVNITMGIYQEIHARNLVRRLSIVSQAEVTVIRDGKEQMIATKELVLGDLVKIGAGEQIPSDLQVISGRAEANEALLTGESDLIVKESGAELLSGSYLTSGSVFATVIRVGADNYAVRLTNEAKTHKEIHSELVESIRKVSKFTSFVIIPLGIILFLEALFIRNASIQLSVVASAAALLGMLPKGLVLLISIALTTGVTKLAKKRILVQDMYSIETLAHVDTLCLDKTGTITEGKMSIQRVEPLNKTYEKMIPTIMGTYLAESSDNNITMRALREYFEISNRYDVGEKLAFSSDRKWGAMEFPELGVVYVGAPERLVADDQLPESLVEAQANGFRVLMLGLAPNQTLSSGDPQGVEPIALFEIDDPIRKNAQETLAYLHEEGVDLKVISGDNPFTVSNIARRADLPNYQSYVDLSDLTEEAEVRKAAHQYTVFGRVSPQQKKLLVNELKASGRTVAMTGDGVNDVLALREADCSIAMAEGDGATRQIANLVLLDSDFTTLPEVLFEGRRVVNNVTKVSGIFFIKTIYSFILSILCAVTAIGFPFIPIQITLIDLAIEGYPSFFLSFENDKRKVDYRYLPTALVNALPNALLVAFNTVAIYLIGHNQGWTSGETTTLMYYLLIGISCLAVIKACLPFNLLRIFLAVTTVVGIYVAAMLFHHILEVNLGLGNTWTYFVGFMVLNVLLRLGYWKLGIQNKLLNKVNANKTHHTQVEENVI
- the tuf gene encoding elongation factor Tu; translated protein: MAKEHFDRSKPHVNIGTIGHVDHGKTTLTAAITTVLGKKGLANPQDYASIDAAPEERERGITINTAHVEYETDKRHYAHIDAPGHADYVKNMITGAAQMDGAILVVSATDGPMPQTREHILLSRQVGVKYLIVFLNKVDLVDDEELIDLVEMEVRELLNEYGFPGDDTPVIKGSALKALQGDPEAEAAINELMETVDDYIPTPERDTDKPLLLPVEDVFSITGRGTVASGRIDRGAVRVGDEIEIIGIKPETKKAVVTGVEMFRKTLDYGEAGDNVGILLRGIQREDIERGQVIAKPGSITPHTKFKAEVYVLTKEEGGRHTPFFNNYRPQFYFRTTDVTGTIVLPEGTEMVMPGDNVTIDVELIHPVAIEQGTTFSIREGGRTVGSGMVTEIEA
- the mprF gene encoding bifunctional lysylphosphatidylglycerol flippase/synthetase MprF, which gives rise to MFKPIIQWFKSHLRLIKTIFLISVLVIIIRELMTISTLLSADQLAQTFSTIPLWKIGVMFLIGLISILPMIGYDLIFNKLLNQKQKPLYLFETSWMINTINNIAGFGGFVSIGLRSELYGQRKDSKQVMQALSKVFLFLMAGLSLYSLVSFFMVFFTPVAPFLKQYWIWLIAGGLYFPIVFIFTTIKKEGYVGGLSIKSQGQLLLVSLLEWTGVLGTFLAVGYLMEIPIDLWQTIPLFIAASVIGIISMIPGEIGSFDVMMIFGLSALGIPKETVVIWILLYRIFYYFIPFFIGLVFFFKNVGVSIDQRYSGIPKQLATQIARKILVILMYFSGIMLVLSATIPQAFTEFRWLHHINPIKMHFIMQFPSILLGFLFVIMGRGIAARVKRVYWPTIFLILVSLIYVGLNDLSTTGIIFLLLLLGIVIASRNELFRDQFIYSWEWLTIDGLIIGALTVLYIVIGVYNMPTFPHRNHRFISFFLFPSEKIWLSGFLAILAVAFIMILFVHYLQGKKSQVGQELDEAVATTILETYGGNSDSQLIFLKDKRMFTYEKDGEATVLLQFASYNNKCVVMGDPSGKKEDFPEAIEAFIAETDRLCYLPVFYETSEELVMILHEFGYDFIKMGEEGHVSLADFTTSGKKMKGTRAILNRIEREGFTFEVLQPPYSSQQMAELKTISDRWLGSRKEKGFSLGFFSEDYLQRAPIAVVKNDQDELVAFASIMPTYTNDKIGTIDLMRYDPDTAPSGSMDYLFIHLFEYMKEENIRWFNLGMAPLSNVGTSRKSFIQERIAYLVYEFGSHFYSFQGLREYKDKYATNWKSRYTLYSRDSWIAYVMITLLIIDNAPVDQKTKPLNGLKKWFRK
- a CDS encoding lysozyme family protein; its protein translation is MKKKRKSIFRMIVGLFVFTILATILFLFGRTYQSIKRVENYQPEISSALEKYQMQEHENLVKAIILTESRGNGVDLMQSSESAYGQMEAITTQEGSIDQGVKYLSEMIAEAKALGCDLATAIQAYNFGKDYIAYVNKRGGKNTVRLAEEYSRDVLSPLLGNDNKKTYRYWRIQSLLYNGGYLYHNGGNMFYADVVKMNQQFLEWYENIF
- a CDS encoding DUF368 domain-containing protein yields the protein MEKRENTTKDWGLRFFKGMFIGSGFILPGVSGGALAAVFGMYERLISFLAHITRNFKENVLFFLPVGLGGVTGVFLLSFLVSFLLGAYETTILWFFVGCIAGTVPALWKESGKKGRNNTDLIIMVVTFILGYLFLLYGARLFDGQVEQNVYTWMMAGGLIGLGMIVPGLSPSNFLVYMGLYKAMADGFKEVRLEVIIPIAIGGIVCVLGLSKVMDFIFSKAYSKLFHFILGIVFASTIMIIPTNYSGLGILGILACLVLFIAGAALGWWMSRLEEQYK
- a CDS encoding YxeA family protein, whose amino-acid sequence is MKKLIALLIVLGIFLGGSFIAYDYFYGGETYYTKITTNGEKEVDSADNDMDVSIYVYDQNAYNAQGEEKAVTLREARDRPLKMDAYLKLKVNSRKGVISWEEVTASQVPDKALDQLDQ